Within Gaiella occulta, the genomic segment CGAGTCGACGTGGAGCTCGAGCTCCTCTCCTCTGGCGACGGGGGCGCCCATCAGGGAACGCAGGGTAGCGGCGGGCTGCGCGCCCGGATCGGGCAGCCGGCGCTACGCGAGCACGCTGACGTACACGGAGCGCCTCCGCGGCCCGTCGAACTCGCAGAAGAAGATCCCCTGCCAGGTGCCGAGCGCGAGCTCGCCGTCGTCGCGCAGCGGGACGAGGACGCTCGGCCCCATGAACGCCGCCCGTATGTGGGTGGGGGCGTTCTCCTCGCCCTCCTCGACGTGCTGCCAGGGCCAGTCCGCGGGCACGATGCGCTCGAGCGCGCTCTCGAAGTCGCGCGCCACCGCCGGGTCGGCGTGCTCGTTGATCGTGACGCCGGCGGTCGTATGCGGCACGTACACGAGCACGGCGGAGCCGGCCGCTCCCGCAACCGCCTCGCGTACGGCGCTCGTGATGTCGACGAGCTGGCTCTGCCGCTCGGTGCGAACGTGGAGCTCGTGCACCGCGCCCCCTACAGGGCGCCGCCGGCCGCGGGGGGCGCGCCGGCCTCGAGCGGGTTCGCGGCGCTCGACTCGCGCGCGAGGTAGTCCTCGACGAGCATGATGTTGTCGCGCAGCCGCTCCATCACCTGGAGCAAGGCGGACATGGAGGAGATCTCCTCCCGCTGCTCCTGCAGGAACCAGTGCATGAACTGCTCGGCGACGAGGTCGCCCTCCTCGCGGGCGGTCAGCGCCAGCTGCGAGATCTGGGCGGTCACGCGCTTCTCCTGGTCGAGCGCGAGCGCGACGGGCGCGACGAGGTCGTCGAACCGGTTCCGAGGCGCGGCGACGGCGGGAATCGTGACCTCGTCGCCGGCGTCGAGAAGGTACTGCACCATCATCATCGCGTGGTTGCGTTCCTCGACCGCCTGCCGGTAGAAGTGCGCCGCGAGCTGGGGCAGCGTCTGTGCGTCGTAGTGGACGGCAATCGCGACGTACTGCTGCGACGCGGCAAACTCGTACGCGATCTGCTCGTTGAGTCTCTCGTGGAAGGTGGGCATGAGAGGGAATCTACCTTCCCACGCGTGGCGCCAGGCTCACGCCCGGCGGGGAGCTCTAGGCGGCCGACCCCTCGAGATCGGCCGGCGCCGATCCGAGCTGGATCTTGCGCGGCTTGGCCTCCTCGGGCTTGGGCACGTGGATCTCGACGACGCCGTCCTTGTACGTGGCGGAGATCCTCGACTCGTCGACGCCCTGAGGCAGGCC encodes:
- a CDS encoding ferritin, which encodes MPTFHERLNEQIAYEFAASQQYVAIAVHYDAQTLPQLAAHFYRQAVEERNHAMMMVQYLLDAGDEVTIPAVAAPRNRFDDLVAPVALALDQEKRVTAQISQLALTAREEGDLVAEQFMHWFLQEQREEISSMSALLQVMERLRDNIMLVEDYLARESSAANPLEAGAPPAAGGAL
- a CDS encoding secondary thiamine-phosphate synthase enzyme YjbQ translates to MHELHVRTERQSQLVDITSAVREAVAGAAGSAVLVYVPHTTAGVTINEHADPAVARDFESALERIVPADWPWQHVEEGEENAPTHIRAAFMGPSVLVPLRDDGELALGTWQGIFFCEFDGPRRRSVYVSVLA